In one Nocardioides luteus genomic region, the following are encoded:
- the recD gene encoding exodeoxyribonuclease V subunit alpha, protein MIERWESDDPFDARLARSATGLLESFNKEGVLTAADVHVATRAAALAGEERDQVRLAVALAVRAVRHGSVCVDLAALRETEETLPWPAADGWLEAVADSPLAAQSLVQVEDGLLYLDRYHREEGQVRDDLLARLASPRPVADEALLDASAARLFPGEGYAEQRAAALAAARQSTTVLTGGPGTGKTTTVAGLLALLTEQSPTPLRVALTAPTGKAAARLQEAVEGAQRAPQFTDDDRARLHGLTASTLHRLLGWRPGSSTRFKHHRTNRLPHDVIVVDETSMVSLTMMARLLEAVRPEARLILVGDPDQLASVEAGAVLSDLVAGLAVRSPEAVAALRTTHRFGGAIGALAAALRDGDADAALEVLKSDDPAVELVDPADEARMAEVERGLVTHAVALHEAALAGDAGGCVRMLDESRLLCAHRDGPWGVAHWNRQIERGLAETTGEPLGIGWGHEWYPGRPVLVTANDYGLGLFNGDTGVTYQDGSGDLRVAIAGGATYAPSRLGDIETLHAMTVHKSQGSQARSVTVLLPPDDSPLLTRELFYTAVTRAQERVRIVGTPDAVTAAITRRAQRASGLRQRLGHE, encoded by the coding sequence ATGATCGAGCGCTGGGAGTCCGACGACCCCTTCGACGCACGCCTGGCCCGGTCCGCGACCGGCCTGTTGGAGTCGTTCAACAAGGAAGGCGTCCTGACCGCCGCGGACGTACACGTCGCGACCCGCGCCGCCGCACTCGCCGGCGAGGAGCGCGACCAGGTGCGACTGGCGGTGGCGCTGGCGGTCCGCGCGGTCCGGCACGGGTCGGTGTGCGTCGACCTGGCCGCGCTGCGGGAGACCGAGGAGACGCTGCCCTGGCCGGCCGCCGACGGCTGGCTGGAGGCGGTCGCCGACAGCCCGCTCGCCGCGCAGTCCCTGGTGCAGGTCGAGGACGGCCTGCTCTACCTCGACCGTTATCACCGCGAGGAAGGACAGGTACGCGACGACCTGCTCGCCCGCCTGGCCTCACCCCGACCCGTGGCCGATGAGGCGCTGCTCGACGCGAGCGCTGCCCGGCTCTTCCCGGGCGAGGGCTACGCCGAGCAGCGCGCCGCCGCCCTGGCCGCCGCCCGGCAGTCGACGACCGTGCTCACCGGCGGCCCCGGCACCGGCAAGACCACGACCGTGGCCGGGCTGCTGGCGCTGCTCACCGAGCAGTCCCCGACCCCGCTGCGGGTCGCGCTGACCGCTCCGACCGGCAAGGCGGCCGCGCGGCTGCAGGAGGCGGTCGAGGGCGCCCAACGGGCACCGCAGTTCACCGACGACGACCGAGCCCGGCTTCACGGCCTGACCGCGTCGACCCTCCACCGGCTGCTCGGCTGGCGGCCCGGCTCCTCGACCCGCTTCAAGCACCACCGCACCAACCGGCTGCCGCACGACGTGATCGTCGTCGACGAGACGAGCATGGTGTCGCTGACGATGATGGCCCGGCTGCTCGAGGCGGTGCGCCCGGAAGCACGGCTGATCCTCGTGGGCGACCCCGACCAGCTCGCCAGCGTCGAGGCCGGGGCGGTGCTCTCCGACCTCGTCGCCGGCCTCGCCGTGCGCTCGCCCGAGGCGGTTGCCGCGCTCCGCACCACCCATCGCTTCGGTGGCGCGATCGGTGCCCTCGCCGCGGCGCTCCGGGACGGCGACGCCGACGCGGCGCTCGAGGTGCTGAAGTCGGACGATCCCGCGGTCGAGCTCGTCGACCCTGCCGACGAGGCCCGGATGGCCGAGGTCGAGCGCGGCCTGGTCACGCACGCCGTCGCGCTTCACGAGGCCGCGCTCGCGGGCGATGCGGGGGGCTGCGTACGGATGCTCGACGAGTCGCGTCTCCTCTGCGCCCACCGCGACGGACCCTGGGGCGTCGCCCACTGGAACCGGCAGATCGAGCGCGGCCTCGCCGAGACCACCGGCGAGCCGCTCGGCATCGGCTGGGGCCACGAGTGGTACCCGGGCCGCCCCGTCCTCGTCACCGCCAACGACTACGGCCTCGGTCTCTTCAACGGCGACACCGGCGTCACCTACCAGGACGGCTCTGGCGACCTCCGCGTCGCGATCGCGGGCGGTGCGACCTACGCGCCGTCGAGACTCGGCGACATCGAGACCCTGCACGCGATGACCGTCCACAAGTCCCAGGGAAGCCAGGCCCGGTCCGTCACCGTCCTGCTCCCGCCCGACGACTCGCCCCTGCTCACCCGCGAGCTCTTCTACACCGCGGTCACCCGGGCCCAGGAGCGCGTACGCATCGTCGGCACCCCCGACGCCGTCACCGCCGCGATCACCCGCCGAGCCCAGCGCGCCTCCGGTCTCCGCCAGCGCCTCGGCCACGAGTAG